A single window of Fimbriimonadaceae bacterium DNA harbors:
- a CDS encoding GNAT family N-acetyltransferase yields MGPIVVETAARWRDYAPLVEALEPGVPGPEALARRVLLDPNFEPGGALVVRRGGEAVGGAVAIARRVPLENAPPDAERGYVTLLAVDPRHRRQGIGGALVEAAEAYLAVRGCTSVWVSPYAPGYFVPGVDVEAHAEALRLLARHGYGEVYRPLAMRTSLPALASPSWVDDRERALAPEYGVRTFSPDLAFPLLEFVQRVFPGDWVRVVRETGARILQGEPPTRLFVAVRADGRVVGFSHHEADRFGPIGTDPEVRGLGLGQVLMFRTLHAQRAEGHAEAYFLWSDDRTARRLYDAARFREWRRFAVLKKSISPRPSLV; encoded by the coding sequence ATGGGGCCGATCGTCGTCGAAACGGCCGCGCGCTGGCGCGACTACGCACCCCTTGTCGAGGCGCTTGAGCCCGGCGTTCCGGGTCCCGAGGCGCTGGCGCGGCGGGTGCTTCTGGACCCGAATTTCGAGCCGGGCGGTGCGCTGGTGGTCCGCCGAGGCGGCGAGGCCGTCGGCGGCGCCGTCGCGATCGCGCGGAGGGTCCCGTTGGAGAACGCCCCGCCCGACGCGGAGCGCGGCTATGTCACGTTGCTCGCGGTCGATCCACGGCATCGCCGCCAAGGGATCGGGGGCGCCCTCGTCGAGGCGGCCGAGGCTTACCTCGCCGTGCGGGGATGCACCTCGGTGTGGGTGTCGCCCTATGCGCCGGGCTACTTTGTGCCCGGCGTGGACGTCGAGGCGCACGCGGAGGCCCTTCGCCTGCTCGCCCGCCACGGCTACGGCGAGGTGTACCGGCCCTTGGCGATGCGGACTTCGCTCCCGGCGCTCGCCTCGCCATCCTGGGTGGACGACCGGGAGCGGGCCTTGGCGCCCGAGTACGGGGTCCGTACCTTCAGTCCCGACCTGGCGTTTCCACTCCTCGAGTTCGTCCAACGGGTGTTTCCCGGCGACTGGGTGCGGGTGGTGCGCGAGACGGGCGCGCGCATCCTGCAGGGCGAACCGCCGACGCGCCTCTTCGTCGCGGTCCGAGCGGACGGGCGGGTCGTCGGCTTCTCGCACCACGAGGCCGACCGGTTCGGACCGATCGGGACGGACCCCGAAGTGCGGGGCCTCGGGCTCGGCCAGGTCCTGATGTTCCGCACGCTCCACGCCCAGCGCGCGGAGGGTCATGCCGAGGCGTACTTCCTTTGGTCGGACGACCGAACGGCGCGCCGCCTGTACGACGCCGCCCGCTTTCGGGAGTGGAGGCGTTTCGCGGTCCTCAAGAAGTCGATTTCGCCGCGTCCGAGCCTCGTCTGA
- a CDS encoding PIG-L family deacetylase, with the protein MPEIDILAIGAHMGDEVAWGAALAAHARQGLSIGLLHLTPGEKGHPTLPPEAYAAQKREEAAACAARLGASIWALDHRDGELRDDDALKFEVADVLREARPKAVVTHWAGSMHKDHAAAHRLLADAIFYAALPGFQRALPPTPGPRVFYGENWEDLEGYEPEVFVELLDEDLERWEEAMRSYALFRGGVSKFEYLDYYRALARARGCETGFRYAATFAVPPRARRRRVPSLLG; encoded by the coding sequence ATGCCGGAGATCGACATCCTTGCGATCGGGGCCCACATGGGCGACGAAGTCGCCTGGGGCGCGGCGTTGGCGGCGCACGCGAGGCAGGGCCTCTCAATCGGTCTTCTGCACCTCACTCCCGGCGAGAAGGGACACCCGACGCTGCCTCCCGAGGCGTACGCGGCGCAGAAGCGGGAGGAGGCCGCCGCGTGCGCGGCGCGGCTGGGCGCATCGATCTGGGCGCTGGACCACCGAGACGGGGAGTTGCGGGACGACGACGCGCTGAAATTCGAGGTGGCCGACGTGTTGCGCGAGGCCCGTCCCAAGGCGGTGGTGACGCACTGGGCGGGCAGCATGCACAAGGACCACGCCGCGGCGCACCGGCTTCTGGCGGATGCGATCTTCTACGCGGCCCTTCCGGGGTTCCAGCGCGCGCTGCCGCCCACACCGGGCCCGCGGGTCTTCTACGGAGAGAACTGGGAGGACCTGGAGGGTTACGAGCCAGAGGTGTTCGTCGAACTGCTCGACGAGGACCTGGAGCGGTGGGAGGAGGCCATGCGGTCCTACGCGCTGTTTCGGGGTGGCGTGTCGAAGTTCGAGTACCTGGACTACTACCGCGCCCTTGCGCGCGCCCGCGGTTGCGAAACGGGCTTTCGGTACGCGGCGACGTTCGCCGTTCCGCCCCGGGCCAGGCGCCGACGCGTCCCCTCGCTGCTGGGTTAG
- a CDS encoding beta-lactamase family protein, with protein sequence MRLRSGFACLAALTAAAAFPQSREAAVQKALDAYVAEHHLVGASAAVLERDGTHFETGSGFQDREAKTRASARTVYRLGSISKPVTAVAAMQLVESGKLSLFAPVAALVPEWPHKEAGITLRHLLTHTSGIRHYAAGKSDVFFEPFTVKSSLDVFKDDPLLFQPGAKVSYSTHAFSLVARLVEIAGGGNFAEIVRRRVAAPAGAQSLRLEDRSKPDPARSALYELSALNVALRQTREENISWKSGGGGMEASAPDLARFAMAVLENRLLRPQTTDFMFQRQIIDGLDTGRGLGWALDAKGNPVHGGAQQGCRSYLAIDRKAGRVVAVMTNTGGNHPIHELAQAVASAWSATTTRR encoded by the coding sequence ATGCGACTTCGCTCTGGTTTCGCCTGCCTCGCCGCCCTCACCGCCGCCGCGGCCTTCCCGCAAAGCCGCGAGGCCGCCGTCCAGAAGGCGCTCGACGCCTACGTGGCCGAGCACCACCTCGTGGGAGCGTCCGCGGCCGTGCTCGAACGGGACGGCACCCACTTCGAAACGGGCTCCGGATTCCAAGACCGCGAGGCGAAGACGAGGGCGTCGGCGCGAACGGTGTACCGGCTGGGCTCGATCAGCAAGCCCGTCACGGCCGTCGCGGCGATGCAGCTCGTGGAGTCGGGCAAGCTCTCGCTGTTCGCGCCGGTCGCCGCGCTCGTTCCCGAGTGGCCGCACAAGGAGGCGGGGATCACCCTTCGGCACCTGCTCACGCACACGTCGGGGATCCGCCACTACGCGGCGGGGAAGTCCGACGTGTTCTTCGAGCCGTTCACCGTCAAAAGCTCGCTCGACGTGTTCAAGGACGATCCGCTCCTGTTCCAGCCCGGCGCAAAGGTCTCCTACTCCACCCACGCGTTCAGCCTCGTGGCCCGGCTCGTCGAGATCGCGGGAGGAGGGAACTTCGCCGAGATCGTGCGGCGGCGCGTCGCCGCGCCCGCCGGGGCGCAGAGCCTGCGCCTGGAGGACCGCTCCAAGCCGGACCCCGCGCGCTCGGCGCTCTATGAACTAAGCGCCCTGAACGTCGCCCTGAGGCAGACCCGCGAGGAGAACATCTCGTGGAAGAGCGGGGGCGGAGGGATGGAGGCGAGCGCGCCCGACCTCGCGCGGTTTGCGATGGCGGTGCTCGAAAACCGCCTCTTGCGCCCCCAAACGACCGACTTCATGTTCCAGCGGCAAATCATCGACGGGCTGGACACCGGGCGCGGCCTCGGCTGGGCGCTGGATGCCAAGGGCAACCCCGTGCACGGCGGCGCCCAGCAAGGGTGCCGCTCGTACCTGGCAATCGACCGCAAGGCCGGTCGCGTCGTGGCGGTGATGACCAACACCGGGGGCAACCACCCCATCCACGAGCTGGCGCAAGCCGTCGCCTCGGCCTGGAGCGCCACCACCACCCGTCGTTAG
- a CDS encoding DinB family protein produces the protein MSTPTVKELLRDSLQKSKTMYLQDLEAMSHEHLSKSPGGSARTPYDFTYETAVVNRRIAKRLRGEDPGPPPFGEWPVAPPEFQDKDTAMKELEASANDVIAGWDATPEHKLTEKIPLPKGETSPLDMAKLAAVHMSYHDAQLNNHQAICGDDQVHWKQD, from the coding sequence ATGAGCACGCCCACCGTGAAAGAACTCCTTCGGGACTCGCTGCAGAAATCGAAAACCATGTACCTTCAGGATCTGGAGGCCATGTCCCACGAGCATCTGTCCAAGTCGCCGGGCGGCAGCGCGCGAACGCCCTACGACTTCACCTACGAAACGGCCGTGGTGAACCGAAGGATCGCCAAGCGGCTGCGCGGCGAAGACCCCGGTCCTCCGCCGTTCGGAGAGTGGCCCGTCGCCCCTCCCGAATTCCAGGACAAGGACACCGCGATGAAAGAGTTGGAAGCCTCCGCGAACGACGTGATCGCAGGGTGGGACGCGACGCCCGAGCACAAACTCACCGAGAAGATCCCGCTGCCGAAGGGCGAGACCTCCCCGCTCGACATGGCGAAGCTCGCCGCCGTGCATATGAGCTACCACGACGCGCAACTGAACAACCACCAGGCCATCTGCGGAGACGACCAGGTGCACTGGAAGCAGGACTAG
- a CDS encoding GNAT family N-acetyltransferase yields MPTIRRATAADSPDVVRVIRAVYDEFGFSWDPEAYHADLYDLEGHYFAKGYPFWVAEADGQVIGTSALALFPTVPGSPGSVVQDGSARRLAGTDCALERLYVHPTARRAGAGTALLTATIAAARERRCAAMEIWSDKRFEDAHRLYGRLGAETVGDRICHDPDQSPEWGLILPL; encoded by the coding sequence GTGCCTACGATTCGGCGAGCGACCGCTGCGGACAGCCCCGACGTCGTTCGTGTGATTCGCGCCGTGTACGACGAGTTTGGCTTTTCGTGGGATCCCGAGGCGTATCATGCGGACCTTTACGACCTTGAGGGCCACTACTTCGCCAAGGGGTACCCCTTCTGGGTCGCCGAAGCGGACGGCCAGGTGATCGGCACCTCGGCTCTCGCGCTCTTTCCCACGGTGCCCGGCAGCCCCGGTTCGGTCGTGCAGGACGGCAGCGCCCGGCGGCTCGCAGGTACCGACTGCGCCTTGGAGCGCCTGTACGTGCACCCCACCGCGCGCCGGGCAGGAGCGGGCACTGCCCTCCTCACGGCAACGATCGCCGCCGCGCGCGAACGGCGTTGCGCGGCGATGGAGATTTGGAGCGACAAGCGATTCGAAGACGCCCACCGGCTCTACGGACGCCTGGGCGCAGAAACGGTCGGCGACCGGATTTGCCACGACCCCGACCAGAGTCCCGAGTGGGGCCTCATCCTCCCCCTCTAA
- a CDS encoding PEP-CTERM sorting domain-containing protein — MRITRITLFVTLTAGAVLAPAQGRLIAVDSSRALYDIDMTSGAKTQFGTVSSNASTTAGLAYDAASGTMYLTSSGNDSLFTLDLGTGNATLVGAYGDSSIVMHGLEWDSSTGTLYGVSGATTNQNTYRISTTTGVATAFGNTGLTSFNNLGYNSDTDTMYMTNSGTDSFYLFNRTTGVPTLIGALGGPTNPNGLAYNPDNGLMYMVDNSTDNLYTIDMSTGAATLIGSTGTGNLLGLAYVPVPEPTTMLALGLGAAALLRRRKR, encoded by the coding sequence GTGCGAATCACACGAATCACGCTTTTCGTCACCCTAACCGCCGGAGCCGTCTTGGCTCCCGCCCAGGGACGCTTGATCGCGGTCGACAGCAGCCGCGCTCTCTACGACATCGATATGACCTCGGGGGCGAAGACCCAGTTCGGAACCGTAAGCTCCAACGCCAGCACCACCGCGGGACTGGCCTACGATGCCGCTTCCGGCACGATGTATCTCACGTCGTCGGGCAACGACTCGCTTTTCACACTCGACTTGGGGACCGGCAACGCGACTCTCGTGGGAGCGTACGGTGATTCCTCGATCGTGATGCATGGTCTTGAGTGGGACAGCAGCACCGGCACGCTCTATGGAGTCTCGGGCGCGACTACCAACCAGAACACGTACCGCATCAGCACCACCACGGGCGTTGCGACGGCGTTCGGCAATACGGGCCTTACGTCGTTCAACAACCTGGGCTACAACAGCGATACCGACACGATGTACATGACCAACAGCGGCACGGACAGCTTCTACCTGTTCAACCGCACGACTGGCGTACCCACCCTGATCGGGGCCCTGGGCGGCCCGACCAATCCAAACGGTCTCGCCTACAACCCGGACAACGGTTTGATGTACATGGTGGACAACAGTACGGACAATCTGTACACGATCGACATGTCCACCGGCGCGGCAACCTTGATCGGCTCGACCGGCACCGGCAACCTGCTGGGCCTTGCCTACGTGCCCGTGCCCGAGCCGACCACGATGCTCGCCCTCGGCCTCGGCGCCGCTGCCCTTTTGCGACGCCGCAAACGATAA
- a CDS encoding Bax inhibitor-1/YccA family protein: protein MFRTANPSMKEQVYTDRAGAFEAPMTVTGTVGKTGILLAILVATAAFGWTQASMPLMLAGLVVGLILAIATIVKPQWAPITAPFYAAAEGLLVGTISVIYATMFADSKWSNIVPLAVLSTFVVLAVMLGLYLTRIIRVTETFRMVVIGATAGIMLTYLATLGLSFFFPGVWNLAIYQAGPIGIVFSVGVIVIAALNLALDFDIIETGVEAKAPKYMEWYAGFSLLVTLVWLYLEILRLFSKLARR, encoded by the coding sequence ATGTTTCGAACTGCCAACCCCTCGATGAAGGAGCAGGTCTACACCGACCGCGCCGGGGCTTTCGAAGCTCCCATGACCGTGACCGGGACCGTGGGCAAAACGGGCATTCTGCTCGCGATCCTCGTCGCCACCGCCGCCTTTGGCTGGACCCAGGCGTCGATGCCGCTGATGCTGGCAGGGCTTGTGGTGGGGCTGATCCTCGCGATCGCGACGATCGTGAAGCCGCAGTGGGCGCCTATCACCGCGCCCTTCTACGCGGCCGCGGAGGGCCTGCTCGTCGGAACGATTTCCGTGATCTACGCCACGATGTTCGCCGACTCGAAGTGGTCGAACATCGTCCCGCTGGCCGTGCTCAGCACCTTCGTGGTGTTGGCGGTGATGCTGGGGCTCTACCTGACCCGGATCATCCGCGTCACGGAGACATTCCGCATGGTCGTCATCGGTGCGACGGCGGGCATCATGCTCACCTACCTCGCGACGCTGGGTTTGAGCTTCTTCTTCCCGGGCGTTTGGAACCTGGCCATCTACCAGGCAGGCCCGATCGGAATCGTCTTTTCCGTGGGTGTGATCGTGATCGCCGCGCTCAATCTCGCGCTGGATTTCGACATCATCGAGACGGGCGTGGAGGCCAAAGCCCCCAAGTACATGGAGTGGTACGCCGGCTTTTCGCTGCTGGTGACCCTCGTGTGGCTCTACCTGGAAATCCTCCGGCTCTTCTCGAAGCTGGCCAGACGGTAA
- a CDS encoding ATP-binding cassette domain-containing protein, producing MIRVSDLTHAFGERVVLRDLDLDIEKGEIVAIMGTSGGGKTTLLKCITGLLTPTQGTVEVAGIDVRKDPEAARRKMGMVFQSAALFDYLDVAGNVLFGVRRWLHLDRDAEQKLMRETLATVGLEGVETLMPSELSGGMRKRVGVARALALNPDVMLYDEPTTGLDPITTYTIDALIVQVRKTFGATSVVVSHDVSSVFRVADKIAFLEGGELSFTGSPQAFAASERPAIREMVEKARAETFG from the coding sequence ATGATTCGGGTGTCGGACCTCACGCACGCGTTCGGCGAGCGCGTGGTCCTGCGCGACCTCGACCTCGATATCGAAAAGGGCGAAATCGTCGCGATCATGGGGACCAGCGGCGGGGGCAAAACCACGCTCCTCAAGTGCATCACCGGGCTTCTCACCCCGACCCAGGGCACCGTCGAAGTCGCCGGCATCGACGTCCGAAAGGACCCCGAGGCGGCCCGCCGGAAGATGGGCATGGTCTTCCAATCCGCGGCGTTGTTCGACTATCTCGACGTGGCGGGCAACGTGCTCTTCGGCGTTCGCCGTTGGCTCCACCTCGATCGGGACGCCGAGCAGAAGCTGATGCGGGAGACGCTGGCGACCGTGGGGCTGGAAGGCGTCGAGACCCTCATGCCGAGCGAGCTGAGCGGCGGCATGCGCAAGCGGGTGGGCGTCGCGCGCGCGCTCGCGCTCAACCCCGACGTCATGCTCTACGACGAGCCCACGACAGGCCTCGATCCCATCACCACTTACACCATCGACGCGCTGATCGTCCAGGTGAGGAAGACCTTTGGAGCCACAAGCGTCGTCGTGAGCCACGACGTCTCCTCGGTGTTTCGCGTGGCCGACAAGATCGCGTTCCTCGAGGGGGGCGAGTTGTCGTTCACCGGCTCGCCCCAGGCTTTCGCGGCATCGGAACGACCCGCCATTCGCGAGATGGTCGAGAAGGCGCGCGCCGAGACGTTCGGGTAG
- a CDS encoding AraC family transcriptional regulator produces the protein MKFGPEPTTQLVRGRFARSDTGLRFDPPGALRDLQLGGEPAWQSNGGPSRRHPARACAYTLDVPLPSDVGDLCRVYLVGVFARWAGVEFESQGTLGATVHLMANGEVLLRCNLINGRHYSDARELSDRVRLSGDGASVETLGDCSVEGERCRVDALTIDIPPGLRGTHLRFKDLGSPASFLLFDVLFEYRPARGCPFHSARGRIALEELGGIVRSGNRIRLQDALAQLEEGLLEAEDLDEARGQALTFLAVVTAAMLEAGGPRSLHRVQLEAARALDAESSCEAVAAAAHEWVERVVAPMVNGSDGPSGRLVDRALAIVDRHFAKSLTDAAVAKQLGLSTSHFRHLFKQATGQPFHKYLVAIRLERARQMLVEEDLSVSEVAEAVGFAGLSHFSRAFAARFHTSPSTVRRAR, from the coding sequence TTGAAGTTCGGTCCGGAGCCCACGACGCAACTGGTTCGCGGACGATTCGCACGCTCGGACACGGGCCTGCGCTTCGACCCGCCCGGGGCGTTGCGCGATCTCCAGTTGGGAGGGGAGCCCGCTTGGCAGAGCAATGGGGGGCCCTCGCGCCGCCATCCGGCCCGGGCGTGCGCCTACACGCTGGACGTGCCGCTCCCCTCCGACGTGGGCGATCTGTGCCGCGTGTATCTGGTCGGGGTGTTTGCTCGATGGGCCGGAGTCGAGTTCGAGAGCCAAGGGACCTTGGGCGCGACCGTGCATCTGATGGCCAACGGCGAAGTCCTGCTTCGGTGCAATCTGATCAACGGAAGGCACTATAGCGACGCGCGAGAACTTTCCGACCGGGTCCGACTGAGCGGCGACGGGGCGAGCGTCGAGACGTTGGGGGATTGCTCGGTCGAGGGCGAGCGCTGCCGCGTCGATGCCCTGACCATCGACATCCCACCCGGCCTGCGCGGAACGCATCTGCGCTTCAAGGACCTCGGGAGCCCCGCGTCCTTCCTCCTGTTCGACGTGCTGTTCGAATACCGTCCGGCCCGCGGGTGTCCCTTCCACTCGGCCCGCGGGCGGATCGCACTCGAGGAGCTGGGCGGCATCGTGCGCTCGGGGAACCGGATCCGCCTGCAGGACGCGCTCGCGCAGCTCGAGGAGGGGCTCCTGGAGGCCGAAGATCTCGACGAGGCGCGGGGTCAAGCGCTGACGTTTCTCGCCGTCGTGACGGCCGCGATGCTGGAGGCCGGCGGCCCGCGATCGCTGCACCGCGTCCAGTTGGAGGCCGCGCGGGCCTTGGATGCGGAGTCGTCGTGCGAGGCGGTCGCCGCTGCGGCGCACGAGTGGGTGGAGCGCGTTGTTGCGCCCATGGTGAACGGATCGGACGGGCCCTCGGGGCGTCTCGTGGACCGCGCGCTCGCGATCGTGGATCGGCATTTTGCCAAGAGCCTCACCGACGCGGCCGTGGCCAAGCAGCTCGGCCTCAGCACGTCGCACTTCCGCCACCTGTTCAAGCAGGCGACCGGGCAACCGTTCCACAAGTATCTCGTCGCCATCCGACTGGAGCGCGCGCGCCAGATGTTGGTTGAGGAGGACCTGTCGGTTTCCGAGGTGGCCGAAGCGGTGGGATTCGCGGGTCTCTCGCACTTTTCGCGAGCGTTCGCCGCGCGGTTCCACACGAGCCCTTCCACCGTCCGCCGGGCGCGCTGA
- a CDS encoding ABC transporter substrate-binding protein, translated as MRQASLFLLASLALVVAGCGKGDFSERTQAGKENVFRYPIVTNPTSLDPGKVEDGDTIDLLQQVYEGLVNWSEDNHPVGLLAESWTISDDGTLYTFKIKPGVKFHNGKALTAEDFKWTYERACSPALMSSTAPNYLGEIVGVKEKIAGTAKDISGIQVVDPLTLSIRIDKPRPYFIGKLTYIVNAVLPKGDVPMEEIKNAKEMIGTGPFKADQYVPDQIIVLAANKEYHGGAPLIEKIERPVIKDAATRLNKFKAGEIDLVMLERQDVDGLRKDPQFKDQLKFFPRPAVWYIAMNELKYPPFKDRRVKQAIAMAIDKETIVNKIMGGINQVANCIVPPGVLGHRENAKGLPYDVAGAKKLLADAGYPEGRGLPPFELTFREVRPDIRIVAEAVASQLDKNLNVKVTLRTMEWRAFLEARNRFEHQAVHMRWAADYLDPENFLSFMLGTYPYGPENRIGYSNPRFDALCKEADSTMDEQRRLDLYAEAEDIALQDAAWVPIYFQRDAELISPRVKGLRESLFGHLPHTTVQLSN; from the coding sequence ATGAGACAGGCCTCTCTCTTCCTGCTCGCGTCGCTGGCCCTCGTGGTCGCCGGCTGCGGCAAAGGCGACTTCTCCGAACGCACCCAAGCCGGCAAGGAAAACGTCTTCCGGTACCCGATCGTCACCAACCCCACGTCCCTCGACCCCGGGAAGGTGGAGGACGGCGACACGATCGACCTCCTGCAACAGGTCTACGAGGGCCTCGTCAACTGGTCCGAGGACAACCATCCGGTCGGCCTGCTCGCCGAATCGTGGACGATCTCCGACGACGGCACGCTCTACACGTTCAAGATCAAGCCGGGAGTCAAGTTCCACAACGGCAAGGCCCTGACGGCCGAGGACTTCAAGTGGACGTACGAGCGCGCGTGCAGTCCCGCCCTCATGAGCTCCACCGCACCCAACTACCTCGGCGAGATCGTCGGAGTCAAAGAGAAGATCGCCGGGACCGCCAAGGACATTTCCGGGATCCAGGTGGTCGATCCCCTGACGCTCTCGATCCGCATCGACAAGCCGCGCCCCTACTTCATCGGCAAGCTCACCTACATCGTCAACGCCGTCCTGCCCAAGGGCGATGTGCCGATGGAGGAGATCAAGAACGCCAAGGAGATGATCGGAACCGGCCCGTTCAAGGCAGACCAGTACGTGCCCGACCAGATCATCGTGCTTGCCGCGAATAAGGAGTATCACGGAGGCGCGCCGCTCATCGAGAAGATCGAACGGCCCGTGATCAAGGACGCCGCGACGCGGCTCAACAAGTTCAAGGCCGGCGAGATCGACCTGGTCATGCTCGAGCGGCAGGACGTGGACGGGTTGCGCAAGGACCCGCAGTTCAAAGATCAGCTCAAATTCTTCCCACGCCCCGCCGTCTGGTACATCGCGATGAACGAGCTGAAGTACCCGCCGTTCAAGGACCGACGCGTGAAGCAGGCCATCGCCATGGCGATCGACAAGGAGACGATCGTCAACAAGATCATGGGCGGCATCAACCAGGTGGCGAACTGCATCGTGCCGCCCGGTGTGCTCGGGCACCGAGAGAACGCCAAAGGGCTGCCCTACGACGTGGCGGGCGCGAAGAAGCTCCTGGCGGACGCGGGCTATCCGGAAGGGCGGGGCTTGCCCCCCTTCGAGCTGACGTTCCGCGAAGTGCGGCCCGACATCCGCATCGTGGCCGAGGCGGTGGCCAGTCAGCTCGACAAGAACCTCAATGTGAAGGTCACCCTCCGGACGATGGAGTGGCGGGCGTTCCTCGAGGCGCGAAACCGGTTCGAGCACCAAGCCGTGCACATGCGCTGGGCGGCGGACTATCTCGACCCCGAGAACTTCCTCAGCTTTATGCTCGGCACGTACCCGTATGGGCCGGAGAACCGGATCGGCTACTCGAACCCAAGGTTCGACGCGCTCTGCAAGGAGGCCGACAGCACCATGGACGAGCAGCGGCGCCTGGACCTCTATGCGGAGGCCGAGGACATTGCGCTGCAGGACGCCGCTTGGGTGCCCATCTACTTCCAGCGGGATGCGGAGCTGATCTCGCCTCGGGTGAAGGGCCTTCGGGAGTCCCTCTTCGGACACCTGCCGCATACGACGGTCCAGCTCTCCAACTGA
- the recO gene encoding DNA repair protein RecO, producing the protein MLRRRDAGESDRRLTVLSREHGKLDVVAKGARKGGSRLAGSSEPLVAVVLQVAVGKVNRFVTQAQPSSSFPGLRADYDRLAMALAMAELFEAVIPWEEGDPGAYELLLRVLQALERHEKPAVALVWAQVALLREAGFQPSFARCASNGSALVSGKPWFSPQAGGLVSDGQAHEYQDAFQTRAEALMGLDRIAELDAPPGNLKFVEECLRVLLATWRHVLERPLPAATQAYEATL; encoded by the coding sequence GTGCTGAGGCGCCGGGACGCTGGAGAGAGCGACCGGCGCCTCACGGTTTTGAGCCGCGAGCACGGGAAGCTCGACGTGGTGGCCAAGGGCGCGCGCAAGGGCGGATCGCGGCTGGCGGGCTCGTCGGAGCCGCTCGTGGCGGTCGTGCTGCAGGTCGCGGTGGGGAAGGTGAACCGGTTCGTGACGCAGGCGCAGCCCTCCAGCTCGTTTCCGGGCTTGCGCGCGGATTACGACCGCCTGGCGATGGCGCTTGCGATGGCGGAGCTGTTCGAGGCGGTGATTCCCTGGGAGGAGGGCGATCCCGGGGCGTACGAGCTGCTGCTGCGGGTGCTGCAGGCCTTGGAGCGGCACGAGAAGCCCGCGGTGGCGCTGGTGTGGGCGCAGGTCGCGCTGCTGCGCGAGGCGGGTTTCCAGCCGTCGTTCGCGCGGTGCGCGTCGAACGGAAGCGCACTGGTTTCGGGGAAGCCCTGGTTTTCGCCGCAGGCGGGCGGGTTGGTTTCGGACGGCCAGGCGCACGAGTACCAGGACGCGTTCCAGACCCGGGCCGAAGCGCTGATGGGTCTCGATCGGATCGCGGAGCTGGACGCGCCGCCGGGGAACCTGAAGTTCGTGGAGGAGTGCCTGCGCGTGCTGCTCGCGACATGGCGGCACGTGCTGGAGCGCCCCTTGCCCGCGGCCACGCAGGCGTACGAAGCCACTTTGTAG
- a CDS encoding ribose-phosphate pyrophosphokinase yields MKLFAGNANRELAVRVADYLNIPLGRLTSTKFSDGEIRIMVDESARGNDVFLLQPTCFPANDTLMELLIMLDAFRRASARRITVVMPYFGYARQDKKIKPREPVTARLVADLIQQAGAGRVVAVDLHAEQIMGFFHVPVDHLYAGPIIGRYMLEQGYAEEDVVVVSPDVAGVGRARALAEMLKAPIAIIAKRRPEPNKVDIVEIIGDVDGKKCVMIDDMIDTGGSIIQGAEALLKRGATEVIASCTHPVFSGNAPQRLQESVVSRIITMDTIPIGNEKMIPKLTVLPSAPLVGEAIRRIYLNQSVSTLFDDWR; encoded by the coding sequence ATGAAGCTGTTCGCGGGCAACGCGAACCGCGAGCTCGCCGTGCGCGTGGCCGATTACCTCAACATTCCGTTGGGACGCTTGACGTCGACGAAGTTCAGCGACGGCGAGATCCGGATCATGGTCGACGAGAGCGCCCGTGGGAACGACGTGTTCCTGCTGCAGCCGACGTGCTTCCCGGCGAACGACACCCTGATGGAGCTGCTGATCATGCTTGACGCGTTCCGGCGGGCCTCGGCGCGCCGCATCACGGTGGTGATGCCCTACTTCGGCTACGCGCGCCAAGACAAGAAGATCAAGCCGCGCGAGCCCGTGACGGCGCGGCTCGTGGCGGATCTCATCCAGCAGGCCGGCGCGGGACGCGTGGTGGCCGTGGACCTGCACGCCGAGCAGATCATGGGCTTCTTCCACGTGCCGGTGGACCATCTTTATGCGGGGCCGATCATCGGACGCTACATGCTCGAGCAGGGCTACGCGGAGGAGGACGTGGTGGTGGTGAGCCCCGACGTTGCGGGGGTCGGCCGGGCCCGGGCGCTGGCGGAGATGCTGAAGGCGCCCATTGCGATCATCGCCAAGCGCCGTCCCGAGCCGAACAAGGTGGACATCGTCGAGATCATCGGCGACGTGGACGGCAAGAAGTGCGTGATGATCGACGACATGATCGACACCGGAGGCTCGATCATCCAGGGTGCGGAGGCGTTGCTCAAACGCGGCGCGACCGAGGTGATCGCGAGCTGCACGCACCCCGTGTTCAGCGGCAACGCGCCCCAGCGGCTGCAAGAGAGCGTCGTCTCGCGGATCATCACCATGGACACGATTCCCATCGGCAACGAGAAGATGATTCCGAAGCTCACGGTCCTGCCGTCCGCGCCGCTCGTCGGCGAGGCGATCCGCCGCATCTACCTGAACCAATCGGTCAGCACGTTGTTCGATGACTGGCGCTAA